A genomic stretch from Chitinophaga lutea includes:
- a CDS encoding GDSL-type esterase/lipase family protein, translated as MKKFLLCCVLCHLGLAGFAQTNYPVVISVVGSSTAAGTGPLDPQNAFVNRYRTYLKSLNSASEVFNIAVGGSTTYHCSPVWYNPGPTRPAPIFARSVSRAVAPDNGFRKPDAIIISLPTNDGASAYTLAETQANFERMVATADSLHVPVWVTTSQPRNDLPQSQINLLLGLRDWALPRFGTKAINFWADIAGPDNLIKPALRGGDLIHLNDSAHGILFNKVLTAAILDTIAKGPVRFGAFTAALQGQQVLLQWESHRERYMQRYIVERSADSINWTAVNTVNASGTTITPHQYSSTDAAPSGAVYYRLCMEDVYARKFYTAGKKVGSGPPPQPPAGNPAVVIAVVGSSTAAGDGVMDPQKAFVNRYRTYLKSQNTASDVYNIAMGGTNTYYCNPLWYNPGSSKPAPIPARSISRALNPDNGMRKPDAIIVSMSTNDAASGFTLAETQANFERIVATADSLHIPVWVATSQPRNDLFGGQPAAAIGLRDWVLQRFGPKGVDFWTDIAGPDNLIKPVFRTGDMDNVNDSAHSILFNRIVNARILDSIALGPVRFGAFSASRQGQDVLVQWQSHRERYMQQYVVERSTDSLNWAAIGTVAANGSTIVPRQYSNTDAAAPAGILYYRLRMEDIYARKFYTAGKKVGTTPPPQPPQTPVVNQAIVVALIGSSTAQGQGPVDPQKAFANRYRTYLKTLHTASEVYNIALGGTNSYHCNPVWYNPGPSKAAPILARSITRALNPDNGMRKPDAVIVSMATNDAASGFTLAETQANFERIVATADSLHIPVWVTTSQPRNDLFGGQPAAAIGLRDWVLQRFGPKGVDFWTDIAGPDNLIKPALRAGDPWNLNDSAHGILHARLLNARIVDTIAKGPVRFATFGVIAEGQGARVQWESHRERYMQQYIVERSIDSISWTAIGTVAANGSSIVPRQYSSVDGTLLAGPVYYRLCMEDIYARKFYTHGVRFTPSGSFRRMQPAVGAVAQNESRLLAYPNPAGHSFRVRALTPGRHTLQVFNNIGQQVFEDRAYENEKEVSQNWRSGVYYLVIDGGKYSITLLRM; from the coding sequence ATGAAAAAATTCCTGTTATGCTGTGTGCTGTGCCATCTAGGGCTGGCTGGTTTTGCGCAAACGAATTATCCCGTGGTCATTTCGGTTGTGGGCTCTTCCACCGCCGCGGGAACCGGTCCCCTGGATCCGCAGAATGCGTTCGTAAACCGGTACCGCACCTATCTGAAATCGCTCAACAGCGCCAGCGAGGTATTTAATATTGCGGTGGGCGGCAGCACCACCTATCATTGCAGCCCGGTTTGGTACAATCCTGGCCCTACCCGCCCCGCACCCATCTTCGCGCGTTCCGTCAGCAGGGCCGTTGCGCCTGACAACGGATTCCGGAAACCGGATGCCATCATCATCAGCCTGCCCACGAACGACGGGGCCTCCGCCTATACCCTGGCTGAAACGCAGGCCAATTTTGAACGGATGGTCGCCACGGCAGACTCGCTGCACGTTCCGGTGTGGGTGACCACCTCCCAACCCCGCAACGACCTGCCGCAATCGCAGATTAACCTGCTGCTGGGACTCCGCGATTGGGCGCTGCCGCGCTTCGGCACGAAAGCGATCAACTTCTGGGCAGACATCGCCGGGCCCGACAATCTCATTAAACCGGCGTTGCGCGGCGGAGACCTGATCCACCTTAACGATTCGGCGCACGGCATATTATTCAATAAGGTACTCACCGCGGCCATCCTCGACACGATCGCCAAAGGCCCCGTCCGCTTCGGCGCATTTACGGCCGCCCTGCAGGGACAGCAAGTGCTGCTGCAATGGGAAAGCCACCGCGAGCGTTATATGCAGCGCTATATCGTGGAACGTAGTGCGGATTCGATCAACTGGACTGCGGTTAACACCGTTAATGCCAGCGGCACCACCATCACGCCGCACCAATACAGCAGTACAGACGCCGCTCCTTCGGGCGCTGTGTATTATCGTTTATGCATGGAGGATGTTTACGCGCGTAAATTCTATACCGCCGGTAAAAAAGTTGGCAGCGGTCCCCCGCCCCAGCCCCCGGCGGGTAATCCGGCAGTAGTGATCGCCGTGGTGGGCTCATCTACCGCGGCGGGCGACGGTGTCATGGATCCGCAGAAGGCGTTCGTGAACCGTTATCGTACTTATCTCAAGTCTCAAAACACCGCCAGCGATGTTTACAACATCGCCATGGGCGGCACCAACACGTATTATTGCAACCCCCTCTGGTATAACCCGGGTTCGTCTAAACCCGCACCCATTCCGGCCCGTAGCATCAGCCGCGCGCTGAACCCGGATAATGGTATGCGCAAGCCGGATGCCATCATTGTCAGCATGTCCACCAACGACGCCGCTTCCGGTTTTACGCTGGCGGAAACCCAGGCCAACTTCGAGCGGATAGTGGCTACGGCGGATTCGCTGCACATTCCCGTATGGGTGGCCACTTCACAGCCGCGTAACGATCTGTTCGGCGGACAACCCGCCGCGGCCATCGGCCTGCGTGACTGGGTGCTGCAACGCTTTGGCCCCAAGGGAGTTGATTTCTGGACAGACATTGCCGGCCCGGACAACCTGATCAAACCTGTGTTCCGCACGGGAGATATGGACAATGTGAATGATTCGGCTCACAGCATCTTATTTAACAGGATAGTGAATGCCCGCATCCTGGACAGCATTGCCTTGGGCCCTGTGCGCTTCGGCGCTTTCTCGGCAAGCCGTCAGGGGCAGGACGTGTTAGTGCAGTGGCAAAGCCACCGGGAGCGCTATATGCAACAATATGTGGTGGAGCGCAGCACGGATTCCCTGAACTGGGCGGCCATCGGTACTGTGGCAGCCAACGGGTCCACCATCGTTCCCCGTCAATACAGCAATACAGACGCTGCAGCTCCTGCCGGCATCCTGTATTACCGTTTGCGCATGGAAGATATTTATGCCCGCAAATTCTATACAGCGGGTAAAAAGGTGGGCACTACGCCGCCGCCGCAACCGCCGCAAACACCTGTCGTGAACCAGGCCATTGTTGTGGCGTTGATCGGTTCGTCTACCGCGCAGGGACAGGGGCCGGTTGATCCGCAGAAAGCTTTTGCGAACCGTTACCGTACCTACCTCAAAACGCTCCATACCGCCAGCGAGGTGTATAATATAGCTCTGGGCGGCACTAACAGTTACCACTGCAATCCCGTCTGGTACAACCCCGGACCATCCAAGGCGGCGCCCATTCTGGCCCGCAGCATCACCCGTGCGCTTAATCCGGATAACGGCATGCGCAAGCCGGACGCTGTCATTGTCAGCATGGCCACCAACGATGCCGCTTCCGGTTTCACGCTGGCGGAGACCCAGGCCAACTTCGAGCGGATAGTGGCCACTGCCGATTCTCTGCACATCCCGGTGTGGGTCACCACGTCCCAGCCCCGTAACGATCTGTTCGGTGGGCAACCTGCGGCAGCTATTGGTCTGCGCGACTGGGTGCTGCAACGCTTCGGGCCCAAAGGAGTCGATTTCTGGACAGACATTGCCGGGCCGGATAATCTCATTAAGCCGGCGCTCCGTGCTGGCGACCCATGGAATCTCAACGATTCTGCGCATGGCATTTTACACGCCCGGTTGTTGAACGCCCGTATTGTGGACACCATTGCAAAAGGACCTGTCCGTTTCGCAACCTTTGGTGTGATTGCCGAAGGACAGGGAGCGCGCGTCCAGTGGGAAAGCCATCGCGAGCGCTATATGCAGCAATATATAGTGGAACGAAGTATCGATTCCATCAGCTGGACGGCCATCGGTACGGTGGCTGCCAATGGCTCCAGCATCGTGCCGCGCCAATACAGCAGCGTGGACGGAACATTGCTCGCCGGCCCGGTGTATTACAGGTTGTGTATGGAAGATATCTATGCCAGGAAGTTTTACACCCATGGTGTCAGGTTCACCCCTTCAGGCTCCTTTAGACGAATGCAGCCGGCGGTAGGAGCCGTGGCGCAGAACGAAAGCCGGCTGTTAGCTTATCCTAATCCGGCCGGTCATAGCTTCCGCGTCAGGGCATTGACGCCGGGCAGGCATACATTACAGGTGTTTAACAATATCGGCCAACAGGTGTTTGAAGACCGTGCTTACGAAAATGAAAAAGAAGTAAGCCAAAACTGGAGGAGCGGAGTGTATTACCTGGTGATTGACGGCGGAAAGTATTCCATTACCCTGTTGCGTATGTAA
- a CDS encoding bifunctional 4-hydroxy-2-oxoglutarate aldolase/2-dehydro-3-deoxy-phosphogluconate aldolase: MSTLDHILEHKIIAIVRGVQPADVLYLAEAMYAGGIRLLEVTMNSAEPLEVIREVSAKMGDKMIIGAGTVLDAATARAAAAAGARFILSPILDTDVIKTARDLGIVCIPGAYTATEIYAAYKQGADMIKVFPATSAAYIKDISAPLPKMHLLPTGGITPENIKDFQRAGAAGFGIGSALVNAKAAVTPDYLQQLTRQSQRFIQALQS; the protein is encoded by the coding sequence ATGTCAACACTCGACCATATCCTCGAGCATAAAATCATCGCCATCGTAAGAGGCGTTCAACCGGCCGACGTGCTGTACCTGGCCGAGGCCATGTACGCCGGCGGCATCAGATTACTGGAAGTAACGATGAACTCCGCTGAACCGCTGGAAGTCATCCGTGAAGTATCGGCCAAAATGGGCGACAAAATGATCATCGGCGCCGGCACCGTGCTGGATGCCGCCACTGCCCGTGCCGCGGCTGCTGCGGGAGCGCGTTTCATCCTGTCACCTATCCTCGATACCGACGTGATCAAAACCGCCAGGGACCTGGGCATCGTCTGCATCCCCGGCGCTTATACGGCCACGGAGATTTACGCGGCCTATAAACAGGGAGCGGATATGATCAAAGTATTTCCCGCTACTTCAGCGGCATACATCAAAGACATTTCCGCACCGCTGCCCAAAATGCACCTGCTGCCCACCGGTGGCATCACGCCGGAAAACATCAAGGATTTTCAGCGGGCCGGCGCCGCTGGGTTCGGTATCGGCAGCGCGTTGGTGAACGCCAAAGCGGCCGTTACGCCGGATTACCTGCAACAGCTCACCCGGCAATCGCAACGGTTCATACAAGCCCTTCAATCCTGA
- a CDS encoding YdeI/OmpD-associated family protein, with translation MIKFTAILKKFDAQGEKTGWTYLDVSAEIAGKIKPGTKKAFRVKGLLDAYPIQQVALVPMGEGDYILPVNAAMRKAIGKRQGAAVNVQLAEDKEEYQLNDDFVACLREEPAAEDFFNSLAPSRQRYFSKWIDSAKTDETRAKRIAQSINGLAKKQDYGAMIRNLKADKDK, from the coding sequence ATGATCAAGTTTACCGCCATCCTCAAAAAATTTGACGCCCAGGGAGAAAAAACCGGCTGGACCTACCTCGACGTTTCCGCCGAAATCGCCGGCAAAATCAAACCCGGTACCAAAAAGGCTTTCCGTGTAAAAGGCCTGCTCGATGCATATCCCATTCAGCAGGTTGCGCTGGTGCCCATGGGCGAAGGCGATTACATACTGCCCGTTAACGCCGCCATGCGCAAAGCCATCGGCAAACGGCAGGGCGCTGCAGTGAACGTGCAGCTGGCGGAAGACAAAGAGGAATATCAGCTGAATGATGATTTTGTGGCCTGCCTTCGTGAAGAACCTGCTGCAGAAGATTTTTTCAACTCCCTGGCTCCCAGCCGTCAACGCTATTTTTCGAAGTGGATAGACAGCGCCAAAACAGACGAGACCCGTGCAAAGCGCATTGCCCAATCCATCAACGGTCTTGCAAAAAAACAGGATTACGGCGCAATGATACGCAACCTCAAAGCAGATAAAGACAAGTAG
- a CDS encoding DUF2846 domain-containing protein, whose translation MKHFLFSLLATLLLSGAAAAQALPDSTMVVILQENEPLIGKAKPLGEIKIADGGFKVNCGYERTMEEARQKARAQGANVIKITSLKPPDAWSTCYRLKGDIFYFEDVTGLVSQKREAAESEIKALMPDSASYALLCVYRPKSGIAWTLEYNLHVNDSTVCRVKNGEKYLIKMYNTGQTKIWARTESKMEVTANVQPGRIYFVRCSAVMGAFVGRPKLKLVDEQTGMQEFGAMAR comes from the coding sequence ATGAAACATTTCCTTTTCTCCCTGCTGGCTACGCTGCTGCTGTCAGGCGCGGCCGCAGCCCAGGCTCTGCCCGACAGTACGATGGTGGTGATATTGCAGGAAAATGAACCCCTGATCGGGAAAGCGAAGCCCCTCGGCGAGATCAAAATAGCGGATGGCGGCTTTAAAGTGAATTGCGGCTATGAACGCACCATGGAGGAAGCCCGCCAGAAAGCAAGAGCACAGGGGGCCAATGTCATCAAAATAACTTCCCTCAAGCCCCCGGATGCCTGGAGCACCTGCTACCGCCTGAAGGGTGATATTTTTTATTTCGAAGACGTCACCGGGCTGGTATCCCAAAAGAGAGAAGCCGCCGAGTCCGAAATAAAAGCCCTGATGCCTGACTCCGCATCGTATGCACTGCTGTGCGTATACCGGCCGAAATCAGGCATCGCCTGGACGCTGGAATACAACCTGCACGTCAACGACTCCACCGTATGCCGGGTAAAAAACGGCGAAAAATATCTCATCAAAATGTACAACACCGGCCAAACGAAGATTTGGGCCCGCACGGAATCGAAGATGGAGGTAACCGCTAACGTGCAGCCGGGGCGTATTTATTTTGTGCGCTGCAGTGCGGTCATGGGAGCGTTCGTTGGCCGGCCGAAACTGAAGCTGGTGGATGAACAGACGGGCATGCAGGAATTCGGGGCGATGGCCCGGTAA
- a CDS encoding MFS transporter, producing the protein MKTPKPSKVRYQVLFLIFVNVVINYMDRSNLAVAASEIDKEFHFTPVQLGLIFSAFSWTYLAFQIPGGILVNRFSPRILYAFSLITWSLATVMQGFARGFATLFGLRMATGVFEAPAFPINNRVVSNWFPDQERASAIAVYTSGQFLGLAFLMPVLSTIQLEVGWKGLFVVTGLVGIVWGIVWYIFYRDPQHHKSVNDAELQYIEKGGGLLDKQQAAQKKAFQWADLKAVLSYRKLWGIYIGQFAVNATLWFFLTWFPKYLVDYRGLDFIKSGYWASIPYLAAFAGILCSGFLSDYLVKRGVSAAKARKRPIIIGLLVSAFILGANYVDTPGLIILFMSISFFGVGFASITWIFVSTLAPKHLINITGGVFNFIGQLAGIIVPIAIGFLASGGNFAPALVFVAALGILGACSYIFLVGNVERIRTHAEE; encoded by the coding sequence ATGAAAACACCCAAACCCTCCAAAGTGCGCTACCAGGTGCTGTTCCTGATTTTCGTGAACGTGGTCATCAATTACATGGACCGGAGCAACCTGGCCGTAGCGGCCTCGGAAATAGACAAGGAATTTCATTTCACGCCCGTACAGCTCGGCCTCATTTTCTCGGCGTTCAGCTGGACTTACCTGGCCTTCCAGATTCCCGGCGGCATCCTGGTGAACCGTTTCAGTCCGCGCATCCTATACGCTTTCAGCCTCATCACCTGGTCGCTCGCCACGGTAATGCAGGGTTTTGCCAGGGGATTCGCCACATTGTTCGGTTTGCGCATGGCTACCGGTGTATTCGAGGCGCCGGCATTCCCGATCAACAACCGTGTGGTCAGCAACTGGTTTCCCGATCAGGAACGCGCCTCCGCCATTGCCGTGTACACCTCGGGGCAGTTCCTGGGGCTGGCGTTCTTAATGCCTGTACTGTCTACTATACAGTTGGAAGTGGGTTGGAAAGGCCTCTTTGTGGTCACCGGCCTCGTAGGGATAGTATGGGGCATCGTATGGTATATTTTTTACCGCGACCCACAGCATCATAAGAGCGTCAACGATGCCGAGCTGCAGTACATTGAAAAAGGCGGCGGGCTGCTCGACAAACAACAGGCTGCACAAAAGAAGGCCTTTCAGTGGGCCGACCTGAAAGCGGTCTTGTCGTATCGCAAACTGTGGGGCATCTACATCGGCCAGTTTGCCGTGAACGCCACCCTCTGGTTTTTTCTCACCTGGTTTCCCAAATACCTGGTAGACTACCGCGGTCTTGATTTCATCAAATCCGGTTACTGGGCTTCCATACCATACCTCGCCGCTTTCGCGGGTATCCTGTGCTCCGGCTTTTTATCGGATTACCTGGTAAAAAGAGGCGTTTCGGCCGCCAAGGCCCGGAAACGGCCTATCATCATCGGTTTGCTGGTATCCGCATTTATCCTGGGCGCGAATTATGTGGACACACCCGGGCTGATTATCCTGTTTATGTCGATTTCATTTTTCGGGGTGGGCTTCGCCTCGATTACCTGGATATTCGTTTCCACGCTGGCGCCCAAACATCTGATCAACATCACCGGCGGCGTGTTTAATTTCATCGGGCAACTGGCTGGCATCATAGTGCCCATCGCCATCGGCTTCCTCGCCAGCGGCGGCAATTTTGCGCCGGCGCTCGTATTTGTGGCCGCGCTGGGAATACTCGGCGCCTGCTCTTATATTTTCCTGGTGGGGAATGTGGAAAGGATCAGGACGCATGCGGAGGAATGA
- a CDS encoding nuclear transport factor 2 family protein gives METRLMIEAVLDIFIGADERDWDRCLRAFAPTVHLDYTSMAGGQPADLPAAAIVDAWKGFLPRFKATHHQLGNFTVSVKGEEAIVFFYGTATHYFPAGTGGNVWTVVGTYDAKLIQQDGRWKVSMLRLNLKYQDGNLALPELAGAAAS, from the coding sequence ATGGAAACCCGTTTGATGATTGAAGCTGTACTGGATATTTTTATCGGCGCCGACGAAAGGGATTGGGACCGCTGTCTGCGGGCCTTTGCTCCCACAGTACACCTCGATTATACCTCCATGGCCGGCGGTCAACCGGCTGATTTGCCGGCCGCGGCAATTGTAGATGCATGGAAGGGATTTCTGCCCCGGTTTAAGGCCACCCATCACCAGCTTGGTAATTTTACCGTGAGCGTGAAAGGTGAAGAAGCGATAGTGTTCTTCTACGGTACGGCTACCCATTATTTCCCTGCAGGGACGGGCGGGAACGTGTGGACGGTGGTGGGCACCTACGATGCGAAGCTGATACAGCAGGACGGGCGGTGGAAAGTGTCTATGCTGCGTCTCAACCTGAAATACCAGGACGGGAACCTGGCATTGCCGGAGCTAGCTGGTGCGGCTGCGTCCTGA
- the idi gene encoding isopentenyl-diphosphate Delta-isomerase: MLLPPVILVNEHDEPVGTMEKMEAHQKGLLHRAFSVFVVNSKGEMLLQQRALNKYHSGGLWTNTCCSHPLPGEDTSSAAHRRLMEEMGFDCPLREIFTFTYRAALDNDLTEYEFDHVLLGVYDGAVQADAAEVLSHRFQPVGDIYRQLKETPDTFTHWFHIAFPKVADYMELHKL; encoded by the coding sequence ATGTTACTGCCGCCCGTTATACTCGTTAATGAACACGACGAACCTGTTGGTACCATGGAAAAAATGGAGGCCCACCAAAAAGGATTGCTGCATCGCGCTTTCTCCGTTTTTGTCGTCAATTCCAAAGGAGAGATGTTGCTGCAGCAGCGGGCGCTGAATAAATACCACTCGGGTGGCCTGTGGACAAATACCTGCTGCAGTCACCCCCTGCCGGGGGAAGACACCTCTTCTGCCGCACATCGCCGGCTGATGGAGGAAATGGGGTTCGACTGCCCGCTCCGGGAAATCTTCACTTTCACCTACCGCGCGGCTCTGGACAACGACCTTACAGAATATGAATTCGACCATGTGTTGCTCGGGGTGTACGATGGAGCGGTACAGGCAGATGCCGCCGAAGTGCTCTCGCACCGGTTTCAACCGGTCGGGGATATTTACCGCCAACTGAAGGAAACGCCGGACACGTTTACCCACTGGTTCCACATCGCCTTCCCGAAAGTAGCCGACTATATGGAATTGCATAAATTGTAG
- a CDS encoding RNA polymerase sigma factor: protein MSSAEFNTLLLSNADFLKPFAITLTKDAESAKDLYQETMFRALSNQEKYLAGTNIRAWLYTIMRNIFINNYRRKSKQHLCFDNSTNDFLLNTQQVIIGNQAESGLRIKDIQLSVHNLPVIFKKPFILYLDGFKYFEIADILEEPLGTIKSRIHFARKMLKAQVTRF from the coding sequence ATGTCATCCGCTGAATTTAACACCCTATTGCTCAGCAATGCTGACTTTCTAAAACCCTTTGCCATTACCTTGACAAAGGATGCCGAATCCGCCAAGGATCTTTATCAGGAAACCATGTTCAGAGCCCTTTCCAACCAGGAGAAGTACCTTGCCGGTACCAACATCAGAGCCTGGCTGTACACCATCATGAGGAACATCTTCATTAACAATTACCGGCGAAAATCAAAACAACACCTCTGCTTCGACAATTCCACCAACGACTTTCTGCTAAACACCCAACAGGTCATTATCGGCAACCAGGCAGAAAGTGGATTGAGAATCAAGGATATACAGTTGAGTGTGCACAACCTGCCCGTCATTTTCAAGAAACCCTTCATTTTGTACCTCGACGGATTTAAGTATTTCGAAATCGCCGACATTCTGGAAGAACCCTTAGGAACCATCAAGAGCCGTATCCATTTCGCCCGTAAAATGCTGAAAGCCCAGGTAACCCGTTTCTGA
- the dgoD gene encoding galactonate dehydratase → MKIKSYELFQVPPRWLFLKIETDAGITGWGEPVIEGKAATVKTAVDELMEYLLGKDPMHIEDHWNVMYRAGFYRGGPILMSAIAGIDQALWDIKGKYYNAPVHQLLGGLARDKMKVYSWIGGDRPAEVGLAAKKMAEQGFLAVKMNATEELQYIDSYEKIDAAIQRIAAVREAGGPGLGIGIDFHGRVHKPMAKILAKELEPFRPMFIEEPVLPENNEDLREIARHVAIPIATGERMFSKWQFKTLLKEGYADIIQPDVSHAGGITECKKIISMAEAFDVAAAPHCPLGPIALAACLQVDATCHNAFIQEQSLGIHYNQGSDLLDYLTDKTVFHYENGYVNIPDKPGLGIDINEAHVRKMAEEGHNWRNPVWRHTDGSVAEW, encoded by the coding sequence ATGAAAATAAAAAGCTACGAACTCTTCCAGGTGCCTCCGCGCTGGCTGTTCCTGAAAATAGAAACCGATGCCGGCATCACCGGCTGGGGGGAGCCCGTGATCGAGGGAAAAGCCGCCACGGTAAAAACGGCGGTGGACGAACTAATGGAATACCTCCTCGGCAAAGATCCCATGCACATCGAAGATCACTGGAACGTGATGTACCGCGCTGGCTTTTATCGCGGCGGCCCCATCCTGATGAGCGCCATCGCGGGTATCGACCAGGCGCTGTGGGATATCAAAGGGAAATATTACAACGCTCCCGTCCACCAGCTGCTCGGTGGCCTGGCGCGCGATAAAATGAAAGTGTATTCGTGGATCGGAGGCGACCGTCCCGCTGAAGTAGGCCTGGCCGCCAAAAAAATGGCGGAGCAGGGTTTCCTGGCGGTGAAGATGAACGCCACCGAAGAGCTGCAGTACATCGACAGTTATGAAAAAATTGATGCCGCCATTCAGCGCATCGCCGCGGTAAGGGAAGCCGGCGGGCCGGGCCTTGGCATCGGCATCGACTTCCACGGCCGTGTGCATAAACCGATGGCTAAAATACTGGCAAAGGAACTGGAACCATTCCGTCCCATGTTCATCGAAGAACCGGTACTGCCGGAGAACAATGAAGACCTCCGGGAAATCGCCCGCCACGTGGCCATCCCGATTGCCACCGGCGAGCGCATGTTTTCCAAATGGCAGTTTAAAACGCTCCTGAAGGAAGGATATGCAGACATCATACAACCCGATGTATCACACGCCGGCGGCATCACCGAATGCAAAAAAATCATTTCCATGGCGGAGGCCTTCGACGTAGCCGCCGCGCCGCATTGCCCGCTGGGTCCCATTGCACTGGCCGCCTGCCTGCAGGTAGACGCTACCTGCCATAATGCGTTCATCCAGGAACAAAGCCTGGGCATCCACTACAACCAGGGCAGCGACCTGCTCGACTACCTGACCGACAAAACCGTGTTCCATTACGAAAACGGCTACGTGAACATTCCCGATAAACCGGGCCTGGGCATCGATATCAACGAAGCGCATGTGCGAAAAATGGCCGAAGAAGGGCATAACTGGCGTAACCCCGTCTGGCGACATACAGACGGCAGTGTGGCAGAATGGTAA
- a CDS encoding ArsR/SmtB family transcription factor, with amino-acid sequence MRRDVFQAIADPTRREIIHLLARRPLNLNTVAEHFDISRPAVSKHIRILTECGLVVIKQQGRERHCFADLGRLKDVAEWAEQYRTFWNKKLDALDAFLAKEHKPSKNKK; translated from the coding sequence ATGAGAAGAGATGTTTTTCAGGCTATCGCCGATCCTACCCGGCGCGAGATTATCCATTTGCTGGCGCGGCGGCCGCTCAACCTGAACACGGTAGCAGAACATTTCGACATCAGCCGCCCGGCGGTATCGAAACATATCCGCATACTGACGGAGTGCGGGCTGGTGGTGATCAAACAGCAGGGCCGCGAAAGGCATTGCTTCGCCGACCTCGGCCGGCTGAAAGATGTGGCTGAATGGGCGGAGCAGTACCGCACCTTCTGGAACAAAAAACTCGATGCCCTGGATGCCTTCCTGGCGAAAGAGCACAAACCTTCCAAAAACAAAAAATAG
- a CDS encoding 2-dehydro-3-deoxygalactonokinase has protein sequence MDRFLSCDWGTSSFRLRLVDADSLRVIAEEKSSTGIAETFQQWQQTASSREQFYAAVINRHVAAMETQLNISLAKIPVILSGMASSSIGMKELPYKTLPFQLDGSDLSVQTAGNMIIISGATTGQDVMRGEETKIVGCAALLPDTHREQLLILPGTHAKHVTIRGGQAKDFRTFMTGEFFELLSARSVLTASVKGDGNFNEQASRRAFEAGVEAGGSVNLLHAAFLVRTNDVLKKMPPQENYFYLSGLLIGAELREAQAGAPVYLAGGPQHLPLYTAACETLHIAVEGRIDADEALVRGQHIVWTHLQR, from the coding sequence ATGGACAGGTTTCTAAGTTGCGATTGGGGTACCAGCTCTTTCAGGCTCCGCCTGGTGGATGCTGACAGCCTGCGCGTGATAGCGGAAGAAAAATCTTCAACCGGTATTGCAGAAACCTTCCAGCAGTGGCAGCAAACAGCCTCCTCTCGCGAACAGTTTTATGCAGCCGTGATCAACCGGCACGTGGCGGCAATGGAAACACAACTCAATATCTCTCTCGCTAAAATTCCTGTTATACTGTCCGGCATGGCTTCGTCAAGCATCGGCATGAAGGAGCTGCCATACAAAACGCTGCCTTTTCAGCTCGACGGTTCCGATCTCTCCGTACAAACAGCCGGCAACATGATCATCATTTCCGGCGCCACTACCGGGCAGGATGTGATGCGGGGAGAAGAAACAAAGATCGTTGGCTGCGCCGCACTGTTACCGGATACGCACCGCGAGCAGTTGCTCATCCTGCCCGGCACACATGCCAAACATGTTACCATCCGGGGCGGGCAAGCAAAGGATTTCCGGACATTTATGACCGGGGAATTTTTCGAACTGTTATCCGCGCGGAGTGTTTTGACTGCGTCGGTGAAGGGAGATGGCAATTTTAATGAGCAGGCTTCCCGCAGGGCGTTTGAAGCCGGTGTAGAGGCAGGCGGGTCGGTGAATTTACTGCACGCGGCTTTTCTGGTGCGCACCAACGACGTGCTGAAAAAAATGCCGCCGCAGGAGAATTATTTTTACCTGAGCGGGTTGCTGATCGGCGCGGAACTTCGTGAAGCGCAGGCCGGTGCGCCTGTTTACCTGGCCGGCGGCCCGCAGCACCTTCCATTATACACTGCTGCCTGTGAAACGCTGCACATCGCCGTGGAAGGCCGGATAGATGCAGACGAGGCGCTGGTGCGCGGGCAGCATATAGTGTGGACGCATTTGCAGCGATGA